In a genomic window of Zingiber officinale cultivar Zhangliang chromosome 9B, Zo_v1.1, whole genome shotgun sequence:
- the LOC122024006 gene encoding uncharacterized protein LOC122024006, with translation MLETDPENAKRFAPPPSRNRSLNRRKSGDRYDKPNYSQASEGERNHASYPRNFTAVERGEIPISNIANENTRSKLIPLERCSSSEAVQFLAERWAAAVHLLDDPSTDVLEKPVVYSGASGSSWVHSKLPQQMDFLGELQRKIQRTNTSA, from the exons ATGCTGGAGACCGACCCTGAGAACGCCAAGCGGTTCGCACCTCCTCCTTCCAG GAATCGATCCCTCAATCGGCGCAAGTCTGGAG ATAGATATGATAAACCTAATTACTCACAGGCATCTGAAGGTGAAAGGAATCATGCATCTTATCCTAGGAACTTTACTGCAGTAGAGCGCGGAGAGATCCCCATCAGTAATATTGCAAATGAAAACACTCGTTCTAAGTTAATACCTCTAGAAAGGTGTTCATCCAGTGAAGCTGTGCAATTTTTAGCTGAAC GTTGGGCCGCTGCAGTGCATCTATTGGATGATCCATCCACTGATgtacttg AAAAGCCAGTTGTGTACTCGGGAGCCAGCGGATCATCCTGGGTCCACTCTAAGCTTCCCCAACAG ATGGACTTTCTTGGAGAATTACAACGCAAGATCCAGAGAACTAATACTAGTGCGTGA
- the LOC122023120 gene encoding uncharacterized protein LOC122023120 produces the protein MYVGNVALPLTSCGFHSNLQHPSTFQRSNCLPLFFGAYKYRSSVAARIHQSLNSILLEEKILFCAIILAPINGDDLDRVSAAGSLLPAHCRAHKSFLLSNYVLLGAASSCIFLTLSLRLVPSPCGFLLVLLHALTIAAAVFGCAAVASPSARWYGTHMAATVLAAILQGAVAVLAFTRTANFLTDGLKSYVRAEDGVVILRMVGALGVVIFCMEWVVMALAFVLRYYAAVDGGGIAMRSAKVQQEGEYAATGHWQPFQV, from the exons atgtaTGTTGGAAATGTGGCGCTCCCGCTAACCTCCTGTGGATTTCACTCCAACCTACAAC ATCCATCCACTTTCCAACGGTCGAATTGCCTTCCCCTGTTCTTCGGCGCCTACAAATACCGCTCCTCTGTCGCAGCACGAATCCATCAATCTTTGAATTCGATTTTACTCGAAGAAAAGATCCTTTTTTGTGCCATCATTTTAGCTCCGATCAATGGGGATGATCTCGATCGCGTCTCCGCCGCCGGCAGCCTCCTCCCCGCCCACTGCCGCGCCCACAAGTCCTTCCTCCTCTCCAACTACGTCCTCCTCGGCGCCGCCTCCAGCTGCATCTTCCTCACTCTCTCCCTCCGCCTAGTCCCCTCCCCCTGTGGCTTCCTCCTCGTCCTCCTCCACGCCCTCACCATCGCTGCCGCCGTCTTCGGCTGTGCCGCCGTGGCCAGCCCCTCCGCCCGCTGGTACGGCACCCACATGGCGGCCACCGTGCTCGCCGCCATCCTCCAGGGCGCCGTCGCCGTGCTCGCCTTCACCCGCACCGCCAACTTCCTAACAGACGGGCTCAAGTCGTACGTGCGGGCGGAGGACGGCGTGGTGATTCTGAGGATGGTGGGGGCGCTCGGCGTCGTCATTTTCTGCATGGAGTGGGTGGTCATGGCGCTCGCCTTCGTGTTGAGGTACTACGCGGCCGTCGACGGCGGAGGGATCGCCATGAGGAGCGCCAAGGTGCAGCAGGAAGGGGAGTACGCGGCCACCGGCCATTGGCAGCCTTTCCAGGTTTAG
- the LOC122024938 gene encoding fructokinase-1-like, with the protein MANGKDVIVSFGEMLIDFVPTVSGVSLAEAPGFIKAPGGAPANVAIAVARLGGLAAFVGKLGDDEFGRMLAGILRSNGVDDAGVLFDTGARTALAFVTLRDDGEREFMFYRNPSADMLLTEGELNLDVIKSAAVFHYGSISLITEPCRSAHLKAMEVARKAGALLSYDPNLRLPLWPSAEYAREQIMSIWDRADIVKVSDVELEFLTGTDSVEDKVVLTLWRPEFKLLLVTLGEKGCKYYTKNFKGSLNGFAVKTVDTTGAGDAFVGALLRKIVNDQSVLQNEEKLKEALKFANACGAITTTKKGAIPALPNEAEVLKLLKGI; encoded by the exons ATGGCGAATGGGAAGGACGTCATCGTGAGCTTCGGCGAGATGCTCATCGATTTCGTGCCCACCGTCTCGGGGGTTTCCTTGGCAGAGGCACCGGGGTTCATCAAGGCCCCCGGCGGCGCGCCTGCCAACGTGGCCATCGCCGTGGCCCGCCTCGGCGGTCTCGCGGCCTTCGTCGGGAAGCTCGGTGACGATGAGTTCGGCCGCATGCTCGCGGGCATCTTGCGTTCCAACGGCGTTGACGATGCCGGCGTCCTCTTCGACACCGGCGCCCGCACGGCGCTCGCTTTCGTGACCCTCCGCGACGACGGAGAGCGTGAGTTCATGTTCTACCGCAACCCTAGCGCCGATATGCTCCTCACCGAGGGAGAGCTCAACCTCGACGTCATCAAGAGC GCTGCGGTGTTCCACTACGGATCTATAAGCTTGATCACAGAGCCGTGCAGATCGGCGCACCTGAAGGCGATGGAGGTGGCGAGGAAAGCAGGGGCGCTGCTCTCCTACGACCCCAACCTCCGGCTGCCTCTGTGGCCCTCGGCGGAGTACGCGCGGGAGCAGATCATGAGCATCTGGGACCGGGCCGACATCGTCAAGGTTAGCGACGTTGAGCTCGAGTTCCTAACCGGCACGGATTCGGTAGAGGACAAGGTCGTGCTGACTCTGTGGCGGCCAGAGTTCAAGCTTCTGCTCGTGACCCTCGGGGAGAAGGGTTGCAAGTACTACACCAAG AACTTCAAAGGGAGTTTAAATGGATTTGCAGTCAAAACAGTAGATACAACCGGCGCAGGAGATGCATTTGTTGGTGCCTTACTCCGCAAGATTGTTAATGACCAATCTGTGCTACAG AATGAGGAGAAGCTGAAGGAAGCACTCAAGTTTGCCAACGCATGCGGAGCCATCACCACCACCAAGAAGGGAGCCATTCCTGCCCTGCCAAATGAAGCTGAGGTCTTGAAGCTTCTGAAGGGAATCTAA
- the LOC122024005 gene encoding uncharacterized protein LOC122024005 isoform X1: protein MGREAVNAAPMSGRRKRSSKDPMAKKLDPVKKRNRGSFPPSIAASGASKSGRFRFCDFSSKESLDDGSKTATGTPRSAPPNLRNVAFNSKITAKAVRRKIGSTNFSKRATTDLEAVDESKQMSTTTPTSSATPPIQASISPEVPTDSSLVTPACFAAGHVIVGVHDRRKCRPRGILSVGGGRELEIPEFNGGVADPIRVSVTPPPPAAASINWLSSPSKNGNLGHCPAEASIDWLLSPGEDEEVPSPELNSPCSETTPSSGVMILRTPTSGDSVSPFSSILDRIAKTSQSKHRERRHSLVEDHVTSAPSLHSSSTKNNNLCQPRPQRHNANRQTTCCGLSFQFGSIETSSNSVDLDRFQHLPPSDNIDQTRMSGYRWLSDDEDDLNCLKEDRASLISDHVESNGDNNQNGHIAAAGFGSVEFVFEAEKTGAKGPIRGPISSAESISMEGIVIAASDDSDWTLSYKNHLFETCFMKKHYCVFIETTTHESPTSMLVSVYGNSLHAAKNVAYYSELDHQSKNKSYLQVILLQ, encoded by the exons ATGGGGCGAGAAGCCGTGAACGCAGCTCCAATGtcggggaggaggaagaggagctccaAGGATCCAATGGCGAAGAAACTGGATCCGGTGAAGAAGCGCAACAGAGGCTCCTTCCCTCCTTCAATCGCCGCCTCCGGAGCATCCAAATCTGGCCGCTTTAGGTTTTGTGATTTCTCTTCCAAAGAATCGCTCGACGACGGATCGAAGACGGCGACGGGAACTCCCCGGTCGGCGCCTCCCAATTTGAGAAACGTCGCCTTCAACTCCAAGATCACCGCGAAGGCTGTGCGTAGGAAGATCGGTTCCACCAATTTCTCAAAACGAGCCACCACGGATCTCGAGGCAGTGGACGAATCGAAGCAGATGTCGACGACCACACCGACTTCCTCCGCCACTCCTCCTATTCAAGCTTCCATTTCGCCGGAGGTCCCCACGGATAGCTCCTTAGTCACGCCTGCGTGTTTCGCCGCGGGCCATGTGATCGTCGGAGTGCACGACCGGAGGAAATGCAGGCCTAGAGGCATACTCTCCGTGGGCGGAGGAAGAGAGCTGGAGATTCCAGAGTTCAATGGTGGAGTTgctgatccaattagggtttctGTGACACCTCCACCACCAGCCGCCGCTTCCATAAACTGGCTATCTTCGCCTTCAAAAAATggaaatttgggtcattgtcCTGCCGAAGCTTCCATTGATTGGCTACTTTCAcctggtgaagatgaagaagtgccATCGCCTGAGCTCAATTCTCCGTGCTCGGAGACAACACCATCATCTGGTGTCATGATTCTGCGAACTCCGACCTCCGGCGACAGTGTCAGTCCCTTCTCTTCGATCCTAGATAGAATTGCAAAGACATCCCAAAGCAAACATCGCGAGCGTCGACATTCTTTGGTTGAAGACCATGTTACCTCTGCACCTTCATTGCATTCAAGTTCAACAAAGAACAACAATTTATGTCAGCCAAGGCCACAAAGGCACAATGCAAATCGTCAAACAACATGCTGCGGGCTTAGTTTCCAGTTTGGATCGATCGAAACTTCATCAAACTCTGTAGATTTAGACCGGTTTCAGCATCTGCCGCCATCTGATAACATTGATCAGACAAGAATGTCAGGCTATCGATGGCTTTCAGACGACGAGGATGATCTCAACTGCCTCAAAGAAGATAGAGCAAGCTTGATATCTGATCACGTGGAAAGTAATGGGGACAATAATCAAAATGGACACATTGCAGCAGCTGGTTTTGGATCTGTTGAATTTGTGTTTGAAGCTGAAAAAACTGGCGCCAAAGGTCCTATACGAGGACCGATTTCGTCAGCAGAATCCATCAGCATGGAGGGGATTGTGATTGCAGCCTCCGATGATTCTGACTGGACATTGTCCTACAAGAACCACTTATTTGAA ACTTGCTTCATGAAGAAACATTATTGTGTATTCATCGAAACGACGACTCATGAATCTCCAACTTCAATGCTTGTTTCTGTTTATGGAAATTCACTCCATGCTGCAAAGAATGTGGCATATTACAGTGAGCTAGACCATCAGAGCAAGAACAAGAGCTATCTTCAAGTCATCCTACTGCAGTAG
- the LOC122024005 gene encoding uncharacterized protein LOC122024005 isoform X2 — protein MGREAVNAAPMSGRRKRSSKDPMAKKLDPVKKRNRGSFPPSIAASGASKSGRFRFCDFSSKESLDDGSKTATGTPRSAPPNLRNVAFNSKITAKAVRRKIGSTNFSKRATTDLEAVDESKQMSTTTPTSSATPPIQASISPEVPTDSSLVTPACFAAGHVIVGVHDRRKCRPRGILSVGGGRELEIPEFNGGVADPIRVSVTPPPPAAASINWLSSPSKNGNLGHCPAEASIDWLLSPGEDEEVPSPELNSPCSETTPSSGVMILRTPTSGDSVSPFSSILDRIAKTSQSKHRERRHSLVEDHVTSAPSLHSSSTKNNNLCQPRPQRHNANRQTTCCGLSFQFGSIETSSNSVDLDRFQHLPPSDNIDQTRMSGYRWLSDDEDDLNCLKEDRASLISDHVESNGDNNQNGHIAAAGFGSVEFVFEAEKTGAKGPIRGPISSAESISMEGIVIAASDDSDWTLSYKNHLFELKLHSRLAS, from the exons ATGGGGCGAGAAGCCGTGAACGCAGCTCCAATGtcggggaggaggaagaggagctccaAGGATCCAATGGCGAAGAAACTGGATCCGGTGAAGAAGCGCAACAGAGGCTCCTTCCCTCCTTCAATCGCCGCCTCCGGAGCATCCAAATCTGGCCGCTTTAGGTTTTGTGATTTCTCTTCCAAAGAATCGCTCGACGACGGATCGAAGACGGCGACGGGAACTCCCCGGTCGGCGCCTCCCAATTTGAGAAACGTCGCCTTCAACTCCAAGATCACCGCGAAGGCTGTGCGTAGGAAGATCGGTTCCACCAATTTCTCAAAACGAGCCACCACGGATCTCGAGGCAGTGGACGAATCGAAGCAGATGTCGACGACCACACCGACTTCCTCCGCCACTCCTCCTATTCAAGCTTCCATTTCGCCGGAGGTCCCCACGGATAGCTCCTTAGTCACGCCTGCGTGTTTCGCCGCGGGCCATGTGATCGTCGGAGTGCACGACCGGAGGAAATGCAGGCCTAGAGGCATACTCTCCGTGGGCGGAGGAAGAGAGCTGGAGATTCCAGAGTTCAATGGTGGAGTTgctgatccaattagggtttctGTGACACCTCCACCACCAGCCGCCGCTTCCATAAACTGGCTATCTTCGCCTTCAAAAAATggaaatttgggtcattgtcCTGCCGAAGCTTCCATTGATTGGCTACTTTCAcctggtgaagatgaagaagtgccATCGCCTGAGCTCAATTCTCCGTGCTCGGAGACAACACCATCATCTGGTGTCATGATTCTGCGAACTCCGACCTCCGGCGACAGTGTCAGTCCCTTCTCTTCGATCCTAGATAGAATTGCAAAGACATCCCAAAGCAAACATCGCGAGCGTCGACATTCTTTGGTTGAAGACCATGTTACCTCTGCACCTTCATTGCATTCAAGTTCAACAAAGAACAACAATTTATGTCAGCCAAGGCCACAAAGGCACAATGCAAATCGTCAAACAACATGCTGCGGGCTTAGTTTCCAGTTTGGATCGATCGAAACTTCATCAAACTCTGTAGATTTAGACCGGTTTCAGCATCTGCCGCCATCTGATAACATTGATCAGACAAGAATGTCAGGCTATCGATGGCTTTCAGACGACGAGGATGATCTCAACTGCCTCAAAGAAGATAGAGCAAGCTTGATATCTGATCACGTGGAAAGTAATGGGGACAATAATCAAAATGGACACATTGCAGCAGCTGGTTTTGGATCTGTTGAATTTGTGTTTGAAGCTGAAAAAACTGGCGCCAAAGGTCCTATACGAGGACCGATTTCGTCAGCAGAATCCATCAGCATGGAGGGGATTGTGATTGCAGCCTCCGATGATTCTGACTGGACATTGTCCTACAAGAACCACTTATTTGAA TTGAAGCTCCACTCCAGACTTGCTTCATGA